A window of Desulfomicrobium macestii contains these coding sequences:
- a CDS encoding DEAD/DEAH box helicase — protein MSHSDEARIQRIVHNFLSDNIPEHIRDGAQYLIADGGIQKIDIRREEESWDVEGQIQGDDFQTYSSELGINLDQGTVHSYCNCQDSFSGICRHVAATALGLLSKLDVKREVESQPIKSEWKQSFRYFFSTALEPEPGHHYFIYRFFAETGRLQVEFFRARQNKSGLSTVQNPVTLEQIIRNPEWCEISPELPKVAEQIGQYLDYYGHRVEIPFGLMTWFFWAIKNEYYQLWEESEQPVRIESTPMRLQLRPKFTDEGLSFDIMLGREGKVPFSILNQNVSFYGHLPLWVCLKHSFYPVQTGLRPSLIQELVISPPIIPHADISEFLDRVWTQIPASDLHGQEEFLERMQPIFVPANYNPKLFLNEEGSLLTLEIQNIYETEHGDISLPGPNQDLQTGSYQFEGKSFLIRRDQEEEEALLTTLMDMNFQPRSSAMWFLEPEEAITFLLDAYPKLVEAYRVYGEKDLARYKVRLTPPNVVATVETQEEDKWFNLEINVEYDDISVPIDKIWKAWTQGKRYVQLKDGSYTSLPESWLEKLGHKLIALGLDPEKPPKKRFENFEAPVLDKILEDIPETTSDGFWDTLRDKINDFQEIKQVEKPKGLDATLRPYQLQGVSYLNFLREYHFGGILADEMGLGKTIQTLTFLQYMKEQGHKGPNLIIVPTSVLPNWEREAQKFVPDMKRLVIYGARRENLFKKIESSELIITTYALLRRDLDELLKFEFNAVILDEAQNIKNPNTITARSVRKMQARFRLCLSGTPIENTLLELWSLFEFLMPGFLGSQASFQKGFVKPIKDGDDDSLGYLKARVKPFILRRTKNEVAKDLPPKIENIYYSALLDDQRDLYSALAKKLKEQVLQDVDEKGIGQSQISILDALLKLRQICCHPRLLKLDMPGFNANLSSGKFEAFKDLVTSIIDDGHKVLVFSQFVQMLHIIRNWLHMVEIPFCYLDGTSKDRFEQVDKFNNTPEIPIFLISLKAGGTGLNLTSADYVIHYDPWWNPAVEDQATDRTHRIGQTRQVFAYKMICENTVEEKILKLQESKKGIADSIIPGQSAWKSLTRSDLEMLFEI, from the coding sequence ATGTCCCATTCCGACGAAGCACGCATTCAACGCATCGTGCACAACTTTTTGTCTGACAATATTCCCGAACACATCCGCGACGGGGCCCAATATCTCATCGCCGACGGTGGCATACAAAAAATCGACATCCGCCGCGAAGAGGAATCCTGGGATGTGGAAGGCCAGATCCAGGGCGATGATTTCCAGACCTATTCCTCGGAACTGGGCATCAACCTCGACCAGGGCACCGTCCATTCCTACTGCAACTGCCAGGATTCGTTCTCCGGCATCTGTCGCCATGTAGCGGCCACGGCCCTGGGCCTTCTCTCCAAGCTCGACGTCAAGCGCGAGGTGGAGTCCCAGCCCATCAAGTCCGAATGGAAACAGAGCTTCCGCTATTTCTTTTCCACCGCCCTTGAGCCGGAACCGGGCCATCATTATTTCATTTACCGCTTCTTTGCCGAGACCGGACGGTTGCAGGTTGAATTCTTCCGCGCCCGACAGAACAAGTCGGGGCTGTCCACGGTCCAGAACCCCGTGACGCTGGAACAGATCATCCGCAACCCGGAATGGTGCGAGATCTCGCCGGAGCTGCCCAAGGTGGCCGAACAGATCGGCCAGTATCTCGACTATTACGGCCACAGGGTCGAGATTCCCTTCGGGCTCATGACCTGGTTCTTCTGGGCCATCAAGAACGAATACTACCAACTGTGGGAAGAATCCGAGCAGCCGGTGCGCATCGAAAGCACGCCCATGCGCCTGCAACTGCGGCCGAAATTCACCGACGAGGGCCTGTCGTTCGACATCATGCTCGGACGCGAGGGCAAGGTGCCCTTCTCCATCCTGAACCAGAACGTGTCCTTCTACGGCCACCTGCCCCTGTGGGTCTGCCTCAAGCACAGCTTCTACCCGGTGCAGACGGGCCTGCGCCCAAGCCTGATCCAGGAGCTGGTGATCTCGCCCCCGATCATCCCGCATGCGGACATTTCCGAATTCCTGGACCGCGTCTGGACCCAGATTCCGGCCTCGGACCTGCACGGCCAGGAAGAGTTCCTGGAGCGCATGCAGCCCATTTTCGTGCCCGCGAACTACAATCCGAAGCTCTTCCTGAACGAGGAAGGCAGCCTGCTCACCCTCGAAATACAGAACATCTACGAGACCGAGCACGGCGACATCTCCCTGCCCGGCCCGAACCAGGACCTGCAGACCGGCAGCTACCAGTTCGAGGGCAAATCCTTCCTCATCCGCCGCGATCAGGAAGAGGAAGAGGCGCTCCTGACCACGCTCATGGACATGAATTTCCAGCCCCGAAGCAGCGCCATGTGGTTCCTGGAGCCCGAAGAGGCCATCACCTTCCTGCTCGATGCCTACCCGAAGCTGGTGGAGGCGTACCGCGTCTACGGCGAAAAGGATCTGGCCCGCTACAAGGTCCGCCTGACCCCGCCCAACGTGGTGGCCACGGTGGAGACGCAGGAAGAGGACAAATGGTTCAACCTGGAGATCAACGTCGAGTACGACGACATCTCCGTCCCCATCGACAAGATCTGGAAGGCCTGGACCCAGGGCAAGCGCTATGTGCAGCTCAAGGACGGCTCCTACACCAGCCTTCCCGAGTCGTGGCTTGAAAAGCTCGGCCACAAGCTCATCGCCCTTGGCCTTGATCCGGAAAAGCCGCCCAAGAAGCGTTTCGAGAACTTCGAGGCTCCGGTCCTGGACAAAATCCTCGAAGACATCCCCGAGACCACGTCCGACGGATTCTGGGACACCCTGCGCGACAAGATCAACGACTTCCAGGAGATCAAGCAGGTCGAAAAACCCAAGGGCCTGGACGCGACCCTGCGACCCTACCAGTTGCAGGGCGTGAGCTACCTGAACTTTCTGCGCGAATACCACTTCGGCGGCATCCTGGCCGACGAGATGGGCCTGGGCAAGACCATCCAGACCCTGACCTTCCTGCAGTACATGAAGGAGCAGGGGCACAAGGGCCCCAACCTGATCATCGTACCCACCTCGGTTCTGCCCAACTGGGAACGCGAGGCCCAGAAATTCGTGCCGGACATGAAACGTCTGGTCATCTATGGCGCGCGCCGGGAAAACCTGTTCAAGAAGATCGAGTCCTCGGAACTGATCATCACCACCTACGCCCTGCTGCGCCGGGATTTGGACGAACTTCTCAAATTCGAGTTCAACGCCGTCATCCTGGACGAAGCCCAGAACATCAAGAACCCGAACACCATCACCGCCAGAAGCGTGCGCAAGATGCAGGCCCGCTTCCGCCTGTGCCTGTCGGGCACGCCCATCGAGAACACGCTGCTTGAGCTGTGGTCCCTGTTCGAATTCCTCATGCCCGGCTTCCTGGGCTCCCAGGCATCCTTCCAGAAGGGTTTCGTCAAGCCCATAAAAGACGGCGACGACGACAGCCTCGGCTACCTCAAGGCGCGGGTCAAACCCTTCATCCTGCGCCGGACCAAGAATGAGGTCGCCAAGGATCTGCCGCCCAAGATCGAGAACATCTACTACTCCGCCCTGCTGGACGATCAGCGCGATCTGTATTCGGCCCTGGCCAAGAAACTCAAGGAACAGGTCCTGCAGGACGTGGACGAGAAGGGCATCGGCCAGAGCCAGATATCCATTCTCGACGCACTCCTGAAGCTGCGCCAGATCTGCTGCCATCCGAGACTTTTGAAGCTCGACATGCCCGGCTTCAACGCCAACCTGTCCTCGGGCAAGTTCGAGGCCTTCAAGGACCTTGTCACCTCCATCATCGACGACGGCCACAAGGTGCTCGTCTTCTCGCAGTTCGTGCAGATGCTGCATATCATCCGCAACTGGCTGCACATGGTCGAGATCCCCTTCTGCTACCTCGACGGCACCTCCAAGGACCGCTTCGAGCAGGTGGACAAGTTCAACAACACGCCCGAGATCCCCATCTTCCTGATCTCGCTCAAGGCAGGCGGCACGGGCCTCAACCTGACCTCGGCCGACTACGTCATCCACTACGACCCGTGGTGGAACCCGGCCGTGGAAGATCAGGCCACCGACCGCACGCACCGCATCGGCCAGACGCGCCAGGTCTTCGCCTACAAGATGATCTGCGAGAACACGGTCGAGGAGAAGATCCTGAAGCTTCAGGAATCCAAGAAAGGCATCGCCGACTCCATCATCCCCGGTCAGTCGGCCTGGAAGAGCCTGACCAGGTCCGACCTGGAAATGCTCTTCGAAATCTAG
- a CDS encoding DUF2784 domain-containing protein: protein MAHLLAANAVLILHLLFICLVMLGGLVVPRYPRFAFVHVPAAIWGVLVEAFGWYCPLTDLENALLRRAGEEGYGGGFVERYLLAVIYPDGLTRETQMLLAGMVVLVNVAVYGWVLKKRSKRRQAQK from the coding sequence ATGGCCCACCTTCTCGCCGCCAACGCGGTTCTCATCCTGCACCTTCTCTTCATCTGCCTGGTCATGCTCGGCGGCCTGGTCGTGCCCAGATACCCGCGCTTCGCCTTCGTTCATGTCCCGGCGGCGATCTGGGGCGTTCTGGTCGAAGCCTTTGGCTGGTATTGTCCGCTGACGGATCTGGAGAACGCCCTGCTGCGCCGGGCGGGAGAGGAGGGGTATGGCGGAGGATTCGTTGAGCGCTACCTGCTCGCCGTGATCTACCCTGACGGACTGACCCGGGAAACGCAGATGCTGCTGGCCGGGATGGTCGTGCTGGTCAACGTGGCCGTGTATGGATGGGTGCTGAAGAAAAGATCGAAGCGCAGGCAGGCTCAAAAATGA
- a CDS encoding NlpC/P60 family protein, protein MNDRNSHASFRSGMSFLSLMVFACLLLLGSGCASKAVIQPPVIPPSSSTGPDESVSEILFSQFNAWKGVRHRIGGTNRQGVDCSGLMQAIFREAFQVELPRTSRDQSRMGQRVETGQMRPGDLVYFTDKGGDHIGVLVADRTFLHASASRGVTLSTLDAYWWPRLRRVQRVLS, encoded by the coding sequence ATGAACGATCGCAACAGCCATGCATCATTCCGTTCCGGGATGTCATTTTTGTCCTTGATGGTCTTTGCCTGCCTGCTTTTGCTTGGATCCGGCTGCGCTTCCAAGGCCGTTATTCAGCCTCCCGTGATCCCGCCTTCTTCATCCACTGGACCTGACGAGTCGGTTTCCGAAATCCTGTTTTCCCAGTTCAATGCCTGGAAAGGCGTGCGCCACCGCATCGGCGGCACCAACCGTCAGGGGGTGGATTGTTCGGGACTGATGCAGGCCATTTTCAGGGAGGCGTTTCAGGTGGAACTGCCCCGCACCTCGCGTGATCAGAGCCGGATGGGACAACGCGTCGAAACCGGGCAGATGCGTCCAGGGGATCTGGTGTATTTCACGGACAAGGGCGGTGATCACATCGGCGTGCTTGTCGCGGACAGGACGTTTCTACACGCCTCGGCGAGTCGGGGGGTCACGCTCTCGACCCTCGACGCCTACTGGTGGCCGAGACTCAGGCGGGTCCAGCGCGTCCTGTCCTGA
- a CDS encoding NlpC/P60 family protein — MDSTSDVSAAIRDSSAYSDVFRNEADFVRHREFEYSNLFSRDNDYFSTADSEYSADSSSVTDTDEIEPVPSIGDIVLDQYEDWRGVRYRLGGTDYRGIDCSALVQAVFKDAFEMDLPRTSSEQAKLGQPVPRDQIQPGDLLYFIDRGRRHVGVAVNEREFLHASRKKGVTLSKFDDYWNPRLKRVRRILDDEEQQVAAFPSSGG, encoded by the coding sequence GTGGATTCCACTTCGGATGTTTCCGCGGCCATACGGGATTCCTCGGCATATTCGGACGTGTTCCGTAATGAAGCCGATTTTGTAAGGCACCGCGAATTCGAGTATTCGAACCTTTTTTCCCGCGACAACGATTATTTCTCCACGGCGGATTCGGAATACTCCGCCGATTCCTCTTCCGTGACAGATACGGACGAAATCGAGCCGGTCCCTTCCATCGGTGACATCGTTCTGGATCAGTACGAAGATTGGCGCGGAGTGCGCTATCGTCTGGGCGGTACGGACTACCGCGGGATTGATTGTTCGGCCTTGGTTCAGGCGGTCTTCAAGGACGCCTTTGAAATGGATTTGCCGCGCACATCCAGCGAGCAGGCCAAATTGGGGCAACCCGTGCCGCGTGACCAAATTCAGCCTGGCGACCTGCTCTATTTCATCGATCGGGGCCGCAGGCACGTAGGCGTGGCCGTGAATGAGCGCGAGTTTCTGCACGCTTCACGCAAGAAAGGCGTGACTCTGTCCAAATTCGACGACTACTGGAATCCGCGTTTGAAGCGCGTTCGTCGCATTCTGGATGACGAAGAGCAGCAGGTGGCGGCTTTTCCCAGCAGCGGCGGCTGA
- the alr gene encoding alanine racemase, which yields MTIWYNHVRTRIRLQALVDNYRLILGRAMNPAPVIKSDAYGHGLPEAAGALFAAGARTMAAGTVGEAAVLKDTVPEAEVISLLGPLDAGDYACVCERDIVAFVGATEQLLLLEEAARHAGTTVRVALKFDTGMARLGFAPDEAAGVADTLDGLEHVRATMACSHLATADDPGQVEYVREQGDRFARILKTLHARGLDVRASLANSGAIFGHPDLHHDLQRPGIALYGVNPFHGTPWEEKGGGLKPTMQVSSRLMQIRTIPAGQSVSYGRTFTAPAEMRVGIVAVGYADNYSRGLSGKARMLLHGKRVPVLGRVCMQLTAVDLTGVPEAAAGDEIFMLGGEGPFAISADELAGWWGTITYEVFCLLGQNPREYIE from the coding sequence ATGACCATCTGGTATAATCATGTGCGTACACGCATCCGTTTGCAGGCGCTGGTGGACAATTACAGGCTGATCCTCGGCCGCGCCATGAACCCTGCGCCGGTCATCAAGTCCGATGCCTACGGGCACGGGCTTCCCGAGGCGGCCGGGGCTCTCTTTGCGGCCGGGGCCAGGACCATGGCCGCAGGCACGGTCGGCGAGGCTGCCGTCCTCAAGGACACCGTGCCCGAGGCCGAGGTCATATCCCTGCTCGGTCCGCTGGACGCCGGGGATTACGCCTGCGTGTGCGAGCGTGACATCGTCGCCTTTGTGGGCGCAACCGAGCAGCTGCTGCTTCTGGAAGAGGCCGCTCGTCACGCCGGGACAACGGTCCGGGTCGCCCTGAAGTTCGACACGGGCATGGCCCGGCTTGGCTTCGCGCCGGACGAGGCGGCGGGAGTGGCCGACACGCTGGACGGGCTGGAGCATGTCCGGGCGACCATGGCCTGCTCCCATCTGGCCACGGCCGACGATCCCGGACAGGTCGAATACGTGCGCGAACAGGGTGACAGGTTTGCACGCATCCTCAAGACCCTGCATGCCCGGGGGCTTGATGTGCGGGCCAGCCTGGCCAACTCCGGGGCCATTTTCGGGCATCCCGATCTGCATCACGATCTGCAGCGTCCGGGAATTGCCCTCTACGGAGTCAATCCCTTTCACGGCACGCCCTGGGAGGAAAAGGGGGGTGGCCTGAAGCCGACCATGCAGGTCTCCAGTCGGCTGATGCAGATCAGAACCATTCCTGCCGGTCAAAGCGTGAGCTACGGACGCACCTTCACCGCTCCTGCCGAAATGCGCGTGGGCATCGTGGCCGTGGGCTATGCCGACAACTATTCGCGCGGACTGTCGGGCAAGGCGCGGATGCTGCTTCACGGCAAACGTGTTCCGGTTCTGGGCCGGGTCTGCATGCAGCTCACGGCCGTGGACTTGACCGGAGTGCCGGAAGCGGCGGCGGGCGATGAGATCTTCATGCTCGGTGGGGAAGGACCCTTTGCCATCTCGGCCGATGAACTCGCCGGATGGTGGGGGACGATCACCTACGAGGTGTTCTGCCTGTTGGGACAGAATCCGCGTGAGTATATAGAGTAG
- a CDS encoding trypsin-like peptidase domain-containing protein — protein MKLIKLLAVILCWALVSAHFSYASGRDIRMTPVVRTVQSVAPAVVNIHTARIVEQEINPFGSMFDDTLFRHFFGSQDLTRRFEQRSLGSGVIIDAGKQLVLTNAHVIEGASTIRVRLLDGRQFDGELVGSDPDFDLAILHLKDARDLPQATMGDSSDMMIGETVIAIGNPFGFGNTVTTGVVSAVERTIETKQGTFTDFIQTDAAINPGNSGGPLMNLAGELVGINTAIHAGAEGIGFAIPINKAKRVVEELVSFGRVQAAWLGLEGQDVDERIARYLGLEEARGMLVTQVHEASSQKAGIEPGDVITSVNGVAVEDRNHYQRILRNFTLGQELRLDIAGQAGKRRASVKLQAFTNEKALDMADRRWGMTVRVQGRNLVVSQVRPGSPAQQLGLRSGDLLLKVAGDALSTADDYARAFKRYRMANTVLLLVARDGRGYHVRLRV, from the coding sequence ATGAAACTGATCAAGTTGCTGGCCGTGATCCTTTGCTGGGCGCTCGTGAGCGCCCATTTTTCTTATGCCTCGGGCCGGGACATCCGCATGACGCCGGTGGTGCGCACCGTGCAAAGCGTGGCCCCTGCGGTGGTCAACATCCATACCGCGCGCATCGTCGAGCAGGAGATCAATCCTTTTGGCTCCATGTTCGACGACACCTTGTTCCGCCATTTTTTCGGCTCGCAGGATCTGACTCGCCGGTTCGAACAGCGCAGCCTTGGCTCCGGAGTGATCATTGACGCGGGCAAGCAGCTGGTGCTGACCAACGCCCATGTCATCGAGGGGGCCTCGACCATCCGGGTGCGCCTGCTGGACGGGCGGCAGTTCGACGGCGAGTTGGTCGGCTCCGATCCGGACTTCGACCTGGCCATCCTGCACCTGAAGGACGCCCGGGATCTGCCGCAGGCCACCATGGGCGACTCCTCGGACATGATGATCGGCGAGACGGTCATCGCCATCGGCAATCCGTTCGGGTTTGGCAACACCGTGACCACGGGAGTGGTCTCCGCCGTGGAGCGCACCATCGAGACCAAGCAGGGCACCTTCACGGACTTCATCCAGACCGATGCGGCCATCAACCCCGGCAACAGCGGCGGCCCGCTCATGAATCTGGCCGGAGAGTTGGTCGGCATCAACACCGCCATCCATGCCGGGGCCGAGGGAATCGGGTTCGCCATCCCCATCAACAAGGCCAAGCGGGTCGTGGAAGAACTGGTCAGCTTCGGCCGCGTGCAGGCAGCATGGCTTGGACTCGAAGGCCAGGATGTGGATGAGCGCATTGCCCGGTATCTGGGCCTTGAGGAGGCTCGGGGCATGCTCGTGACCCAGGTGCATGAGGCTTCTTCGCAAAAGGCCGGGATCGAGCCCGGAGACGTGATCACCTCGGTCAACGGGGTAGCCGTCGAGGACCGCAACCATTATCAGCGCATACTCAGGAATTTCACCCTCGGACAGGAGCTGCGTCTGGATATTGCCGGGCAGGCGGGAAAGCGCAGGGCATCCGTGAAGCTGCAGGCCTTCACGAACGAAAAGGCACTGGACATGGCCGACCGACGCTGGGGCATGACGGTGCGGGTCCAGGGGCGCAACCTGGTCGTGTCACAGGTCCGGCCGGGGAGCCCTGCCCAGCAGCTGGGGCTCAGGAGCGGCGATCTGCTGCTCAAGGTCGCGGGAGACGCGCTGTCGACCGCGGATGACTATGCCCGCGCGTTCAAGCGTTACCGCATGGCCAACACGGTGCTCCTGCTTGTGGCCCGGGACGGGCGGGGCTATCACGTGCGGCTGCGGGTCTGA
- a CDS encoding Hsp20/alpha crystallin family protein: MAKLFPWNSWLEMEDLKEEMQRLIEDSACSSSLVENGRRLARFRPVADVIEVEDAFFVLVELPGLERENVRLEVHGNELAVFGERQPPLNVEGAAFQVMERSYGCFSRRFELPEDIDDQAVAASMKAGLLQVRVPKRARRPVNRTIPISLDE; encoded by the coding sequence ATGGCAAAGCTTTTTCCGTGGAATTCCTGGCTTGAGATGGAAGATTTGAAAGAGGAGATGCAGCGTCTGATTGAGGACTCTGCCTGCTCTTCCTCCCTTGTTGAGAATGGGCGCAGGCTGGCCAGATTCCGGCCCGTGGCCGATGTGATCGAGGTCGAGGACGCTTTTTTCGTTCTGGTCGAATTACCGGGGCTTGAGCGTGAAAATGTGCGGCTCGAGGTGCACGGCAACGAACTGGCCGTCTTCGGCGAACGCCAGCCGCCTTTGAATGTCGAGGGCGCGGCCTTTCAGGTCATGGAACGGTCATATGGCTGTTTTTCACGCCGCTTCGAATTGCCGGAGGATATCGACGACCAGGCCGTGGCCGCCAGCATGAAGGCGGGCCTTTTGCAGGTGCGGGTGCCCAAGCGGGCCCGACGCCCGGTGAACAGGACCATCCCCATTTCCCTGGATGAATGA
- a CDS encoding zinc ribbon domain-containing protein, producing the protein MEKSTEKKDTPELAASVETQAAPGSADGAETSGVHENSDGAETLRSAMADEAVVIPANLKLRLEKCPKCHYERQEGDNAFATPFECPKCGVVYALAMEEVRRQGRGHELQAEAEAEEMRRLAQAQSENIRSTQIGSAMFVDEEKSKIWIALIIVAILALGALFFI; encoded by the coding sequence ATGGAAAAAAGTACTGAAAAAAAAGACACCCCCGAGCTTGCCGCAAGCGTCGAGACTCAAGCTGCTCCCGGGTCTGCTGATGGTGCCGAGACTTCAGGCGTTCACGAGAATTCCGACGGCGCCGAGACCCTCAGGTCCGCAATGGCCGACGAGGCCGTGGTCATCCCCGCGAACCTCAAATTGCGGTTGGAGAAATGCCCGAAGTGCCATTACGAAAGGCAGGAGGGCGACAACGCCTTTGCGACCCCTTTTGAATGCCCCAAATGCGGCGTGGTGTACGCCCTGGCCATGGAGGAAGTGCGCCGCCAGGGCCGTGGCCACGAGCTGCAGGCTGAGGCCGAAGCCGAGGAGATGCGCCGCCTGGCCCAGGCCCAGAGCGAAAACATCCGTAGTACGCAAATCGGCAGCGCCATGTTCGTGGATGAGGAAAAGAGCAAAATCTGGATCGCGCTCATAATTGTCGCGATTTTGGCGCTTGGCGCATTGTTTTTTATTTGA
- a CDS encoding GspE/PulE family protein, protein MLKSKLIDIKKIFQAAQAFEMAWNKCLPDLKALFQVEQIRLYKCDAQHAELFALVLKDGRPREVRLPISTSSLAGYTAQSLMPFILRSIEFDELEAIHPSLRFDRQYDQLVGFETRNVISMPIQHENELLGVLQLLNKQEGDFSREDEAFCRLIVSIMGQKMFEERSLPKGPYENLVFQGVLTREQLDDAISRSARKGVSTSRLLQLDYGVSPDDIGASLEIYYQTPFVRYQDNPVSEHMLKGINRQYLLNNLWVPIQAKGERVVILIHNPHDSEQIEEIKRILTAKEYEFRVGLPEEILAFLGDRSQLPKSGVVSKGMADAYDDDMDEDGHEEEFDEYDDGDDLSEALADLEGVSEESLELAQVEEEDISQESRQLAVRFVNKIIMHAHKTGASDIHIEPSKTGRPGVVRMRIDGTCVRVLTVPESIIKPVVSRIKILSNLNISERRLPQDGKAKVRFKGRELELRVATLPTVHGESAVLRMLTSGKALPFDKLNLSDANKAQIERLMFKPHGIFLVVGPTGSGKTTTLHSILARINTPDKKIWTVEDPVEITQPGLQQVQVESAIGLDFPRIMRAFLRADPDVILVGEMRDFQTAQIGVEASLTGHMVFSTLHTNSASETVTRLLDMGIESLNFSEALHGILAQRLVKTLCVQCREAYAPSDEEWAYLLTQYGEDFFSELGIERSSARVYRAKGCGRCGQTGYRGRTGIHELLVATPEIRKAIARKHSSEEVAQMAIEQGMRTLYQDGIAKIFKGDIDILQLQKVTTSE, encoded by the coding sequence ATGCTCAAGTCCAAGCTGATCGACATCAAGAAGATATTTCAGGCGGCCCAGGCCTTCGAGATGGCCTGGAACAAGTGCCTGCCCGATCTGAAGGCCCTGTTTCAGGTCGAGCAGATACGTCTGTACAAGTGCGATGCGCAACACGCGGAATTGTTCGCTCTGGTTTTGAAGGACGGCAGGCCCCGCGAGGTGCGGCTGCCGATTTCGACATCGAGCCTTGCCGGTTACACGGCCCAGTCGCTGATGCCGTTCATTCTCAGGAGCATCGAGTTTGACGAACTCGAGGCCATCCATCCGAGCCTGCGTTTTGATCGCCAGTATGACCAGCTGGTCGGGTTTGAAACGCGCAATGTGATTTCCATGCCGATCCAGCACGAAAATGAGCTTTTGGGCGTGTTGCAGCTTTTGAACAAGCAGGAGGGCGATTTTTCCCGTGAGGACGAGGCGTTTTGCCGCCTCATCGTGAGCATCATGGGGCAGAAGATGTTCGAGGAGCGCAGCCTGCCCAAGGGACCGTACGAAAATCTTGTCTTCCAGGGAGTACTGACCCGCGAGCAGCTCGATGATGCCATATCGCGCTCCGCCAGGAAGGGGGTTTCAACCTCCCGCCTGCTTCAGCTGGATTACGGCGTGAGTCCGGACGACATAGGCGCATCGCTGGAGATCTATTACCAGACGCCCTTTGTGCGCTATCAGGACAATCCCGTCTCCGAGCACATGCTCAAAGGCATCAACCGTCAGTATCTGCTCAACAACCTGTGGGTGCCCATCCAGGCCAAGGGCGAGCGGGTCGTCATCCTTATCCACAATCCCCACGACTCCGAACAGATCGAGGAAATAAAACGGATCCTGACCGCGAAGGAGTATGAATTCCGGGTGGGCTTGCCCGAGGAGATTCTGGCCTTTCTCGGTGATCGCAGCCAGCTGCCCAAGTCCGGCGTCGTCTCGAAAGGCATGGCGGATGCCTATGACGACGACATGGACGAGGATGGGCATGAGGAAGAGTTTGACGAGTACGACGACGGGGACGACCTCTCCGAGGCCCTGGCCGACCTGGAAGGAGTCTCCGAGGAGAGCCTTGAGCTCGCGCAGGTCGAGGAGGAGGACATTTCCCAGGAGAGCCGCCAGCTCGCCGTGCGCTTCGTGAACAAGATCATCATGCACGCGCACAAGACCGGGGCTTCGGACATTCATATCGAGCCCTCGAAGACGGGGCGTCCCGGGGTGGTGCGCATGCGCATCGACGGCACCTGCGTGCGGGTGCTGACCGTTCCCGAGAGCATCATCAAGCCCGTGGTGTCACGCATCAAGATTCTCTCCAATCTGAACATTTCCGAACGGCGGCTGCCGCAGGACGGCAAGGCCAAGGTTCGTTTCAAGGGACGCGAGCTTGAGCTCCGCGTTGCCACGCTCCCCACCGTGCACGGCGAGAGCGCGGTCCTGCGCATGCTCACCTCCGGCAAGGCCCTCCCGTTCGACAAGCTGAACTTGAGCGATGCCAACAAGGCCCAGATCGAGCGCCTCATGTTCAAGCCGCACGGAATTTTTCTGGTCGTCGGACCGACGGGTTCCGGAAAAACGACCACGCTGCACTCCATTCTTGCGCGCATTAACACCCCGGACAAGAAGATCTGGACCGTCGAAGACCCGGTTGAGATCACGCAACCCGGACTCCAGCAGGTCCAGGTCGAGAGCGCCATCGGCCTTGATTTTCCCCGCATCATGCGCGCCTTTCTGCGTGCTGATCCGGACGTGATCCTCGTGGGCGAGATGCGCGATTTCCAGACGGCGCAGATCGGCGTGGAGGCTTCGCTGACGGGGCACATGGTTTTTTCGACCCTGCACACCAATTCCGCGTCGGAAACTGTGACGCGCCTTCTGGACATGGGCATAGAATCTCTTAACTTCTCTGAAGCGTTGCATGGAATTCTGGCCCAGCGCCTGGTCAAGACCCTGTGCGTGCAATGCCGTGAGGCCTACGCTCCTTCCGACGAGGAGTGGGCGTATCTGCTGACCCAGTACGGAGAGGACTTTTTTTCCGAGCTCGGCATCGAGCGCTCCAGCGCCCGCGTGTACAGGGCAAAAGGCTGCGGACGGTGCGGCCAGACCGGCTACAGGGGGCGAACCGGAATTCACGAGTTGCTGGTCGCGACTCCTGAAATCCGCAAGGCCATTGCCCGCAAGCACTCGTCGGAAGAGGTCGCGCAGATGGCCATCGAGCAGGGCATGCGGACTCTCTATCAGGACGGGATCGCGAAGATTTTCAAAGGGGACATAGATATACTGCAACTGCAGAAAGTGACGACTTCCGAGTGA